The Flavobacterium jumunjinense genome includes a region encoding these proteins:
- a CDS encoding T9SS type A sorting domain-containing protein encodes MKTRLLVLIALFSTLAYSQTFDWETATLGGSSQNPNSVAIQTINGYEASFRTSNNTLINLTNAGQGSTGLSVRNAQYEQTVLLTFYPAVDTQSLKVFGSLTSNWTFKSMDGYGSTTVLNTTTANVTTAASIVALNWTNVVQIQISRTDGDSENFGIDDIVYTPYTAPPCIVNIPDANFKAALVANTAINTNGNTEIECTEASAFTGTIDVNNINISDLTGIEAFTEITELRCNGNNLSALDVSQNTKLTLLNVASNQLTALDLSTNLKLQTLWAQVNQFTSLDVSANTNLTLISVGSCPNLTSLNVANGNNSNIPGANFAANSNPNLTCITVDNVAYSTANWNFIDAQTSFSTNCPPPCVVNIPDANFKAYLVGNTAINTNGNTEIECTEASAFTGQISCPGLSISDLTGIEAFVNLTDLRCANNQLSNLDVTQNTSLTFLNCNENQLSSLDVTQNTSLTDLSCGINQLSSLNVSQNTSLTVFHCNSNQLSNLNVSQNTSLTTLWCQNNSLNSLDVSQNTSLTLLYCSFNQLSSLDVQNGNNINITSNNFYAQSNPNLTCIQVDDAAYSTSNWTNIDAQTSFSTNCALSSQSFTSGLVFSVYPNPTRNVLNIEMKTNLKQATIYSVLGTQVLQTKSTVINTANLNTGMYLITIEDDNGFVSTKRFIKQ; translated from the coding sequence ATGAAAACAAGATTACTAGTATTAATTGCTTTATTTTCAACTTTGGCTTACAGTCAAACCTTTGACTGGGAAACGGCTACTTTAGGAGGAAGTAGTCAAAATCCTAATTCTGTGGCTATACAAACTATCAATGGTTATGAAGCTAGTTTTAGAACCTCGAATAATACACTCATTAATTTAACAAATGCAGGTCAAGGATCTACGGGTTTATCAGTTCGTAATGCACAATATGAACAAACGGTGCTTTTAACTTTTTATCCAGCGGTAGACACCCAAAGTCTTAAAGTGTTTGGATCACTTACTAGTAATTGGACTTTTAAATCGATGGATGGTTATGGATCAACAACAGTACTTAATACAACAACAGCTAATGTAACAACAGCTGCAAGTATTGTGGCTTTAAATTGGACTAATGTTGTGCAAATACAAATATCTAGAACAGATGGTGATTCTGAAAACTTTGGTATAGACGATATTGTATATACCCCATATACTGCACCTCCGTGCATAGTAAACATACCAGATGCCAACTTTAAAGCCGCTTTAGTTGCCAATACAGCAATTAACACGAATGGAAATACTGAAATAGAATGTACTGAAGCAAGTGCTTTTACAGGCACAATAGATGTTAATAATATTAATATTTCAGACTTAACAGGGATTGAAGCATTTACTGAAATTACAGAATTAAGATGCAATGGAAATAATTTGTCTGCATTAGATGTTTCACAAAATACCAAGCTAACATTGCTAAATGTGGCATCAAATCAATTGACTGCTTTAGATTTAAGTACAAACTTAAAGTTGCAAACACTTTGGGCACAAGTAAATCAGTTTACTTCTTTAGATGTTTCTGCAAATACAAATCTTACACTTATAAGTGTTGGAAGTTGCCCGAACCTTACTAGCTTAAATGTAGCCAATGGAAATAATTCAAATATTCCAGGTGCAAATTTTGCTGCCAATAGTAATCCAAACCTTACTTGTATTACAGTTGATAATGTGGCTTACAGTACTGCTAATTGGAATTTTATAGATGCACAAACCAGCTTTAGTACCAATTGTCCACCACCTTGTGTCGTAAACATCCCAGATGCCAACTTCAAAGCCTACTTAGTTGGAAATACAGCCATTAACACAAATGGAAATACTGAAATAGAATGTACTGAAGCAAGTGCATTTACAGGACAAATAAGTTGTCCAGGTCTTTCCATTTCGGATTTAACAGGCATAGAGGCTTTTGTGAATTTGACAGACTTACGTTGTGCTAACAATCAACTAAGCAATTTAGATGTGACTCAAAATACAAGTTTGACATTTTTAAATTGTAATGAAAATCAACTAAGCAGTTTAGATGTGACTCAAAATACGAGTTTGACAGACTTATCCTGTGGTATCAATCAACTAAGTAGTTTAAATGTGAGTCAAAATACGAGTTTAACAGTCTTCCATTGTAATTCCAACCAACTAAGCAATTTAAATGTGAGTCAAAATACAAGTTTAACTACCCTATGGTGCCAAAACAACTCCCTTAACAGTTTAGATGTGAGTCAAAACACGAGTTTAACACTATTATATTGTTCTTTCAATCAACTAAGCAGTTTAGATGTTCAAAATGGGAATAACATCAATATAACTTCAAATAACTTCTATGCCCAAAGCAACCCTAACCTAACGTGCATCCAAGTAGATGACGCAGCGTACAGCACAAGCAATTGGACAAATATTGATGCGCAAACAAGTTTTAGTACAAATTGTGCTTTAAGTTCGCAAAGCTTTACATCAGGTTTAGTGTTTTCAGTTTATCCAAACCCAACAAGGAATGTATTAAATATTGAAATGAAAACGAACTTAAAGCAAGCAACAATTTATAGTGTTTTAGGAACTCAAGTATTACAAACAAAATCAACTGTAATCAATACAGCCAATTTAAATACAGGCATGTATTTAATTACAATAGAAGACGATAACGGATTTGTGTCAACGAAACGTTTTATCAAGCAATAA
- a CDS encoding sensor histidine kinase, with protein MNNFKIFFHFLLLFVNFLFAQEPVHVHLTEKDGLPDIEFYNMIEDSKGFIWLCADKGLFRYNGSDFVNFSNSEKRLNSVFGVKEDSSGRIWCNNISGQFFYVQNNELITFIDLSNLLLKGQLTEFLIYENHLVVFSNSEMFVVDLITKKILQQKDNKNSGSPYQFEETIFIAGYNSLQQINLKKDFLKKDLITFDLQLKNSLGENIETGKSQFFRSKDYLFCKKRLNRESVFFNLDLKHKKIKNVEGLELLKQLQVISIFENENKVWFATNNGVYIYEYFENKFHFISKFLENEYITKIIKDKDENYWFTTLTNGVFVIPNIHVQEYKINKNFINISCLTKLDDSSIIYGTNKGDVSIYNLDTNDEKIIDFSNTSRVSALIYNKWNNKTYISKDEIGYTFNNATLLSKESDFLSVKNFSFIGKDKLLLVTNSNVFIKDLKDKKNDFSLSKELKRRGYSSYYDATTKTIYVAYVDNLVFYDSLYQSKNITINNNSIYANTISQTKDGIIWVGTFKKGIYAIKEGKVIAEFNSKKGLLSNQIESIKADGNKLWIATSKGIQLLDTKKNTFKSLTKRDGIKTYLISGIEVFDNKVVFSSDKGMFSFAKDKVFKTVNPSQVYFSGIEINEKEHSITSFYELEYNENNIKFVFNANGFQSLENKRYMYRLLGDNENWITTDKQVNSVKYNSLPSGDYTFQIKSILSDINDSSSIKEIKFVINSPFWQKWWFYLLAIFLITLFFVFYFNVRIRKLKIRQNELLEKEIVDKQLVLYQLENLRSQMNPHFIFNALNSIQEYIVLNERELASSFLIKFSRLIRIYLDHSRENEVFLKEELNALDIYLELEKNRFEDLLNYTINIDPEINSSKVKIPSLFIQPYVENSIKHGLLHKDGIRNLDIKFYLNSTKTLLFCEIIDNGIGIEASELLKKNRLQYHKSFATNATKKRIELINTNKKNKIEIDTISSSKGTKIVLKIPVTT; from the coding sequence TTGAATAACTTTAAAATCTTTTTTCATTTTCTTTTACTCTTTGTAAATTTTCTTTTTGCACAAGAGCCTGTTCATGTTCATTTAACTGAAAAAGATGGACTTCCTGACATAGAATTCTATAACATGATAGAAGATAGTAAAGGATTTATTTGGTTGTGTGCAGATAAAGGTCTTTTTAGATACAATGGAAGTGATTTTGTTAATTTTTCTAATTCTGAAAAGCGATTGAACTCTGTTTTTGGAGTAAAAGAAGATAGTTCAGGACGTATTTGGTGTAATAATATTTCCGGACAATTTTTTTATGTACAAAATAATGAACTAATTACTTTTATTGACTTAAGTAATTTATTACTAAAAGGACAGCTAACGGAGTTTTTAATATATGAAAATCATTTAGTTGTTTTTTCTAATTCTGAAATGTTTGTTGTTGATTTAATTACTAAAAAAATACTACAACAAAAAGATAATAAAAACTCAGGAAGTCCTTATCAATTTGAAGAGACCATTTTTATAGCAGGTTATAATTCGTTACAACAAATTAATTTAAAAAAAGACTTTTTAAAAAAAGACTTAATTACTTTTGATTTACAGTTAAAAAATAGTTTAGGAGAGAATATAGAAACTGGAAAAAGTCAATTTTTTCGGTCAAAAGATTATTTGTTTTGTAAAAAAAGACTAAACAGAGAGAGTGTTTTTTTTAATTTAGACTTGAAGCATAAAAAAATAAAGAATGTTGAAGGACTTGAATTATTAAAACAACTGCAAGTGATTTCAATTTTTGAAAATGAAAACAAAGTTTGGTTTGCTACTAATAACGGAGTTTATATTTACGAATATTTTGAAAATAAATTTCATTTCATAAGTAAATTCTTAGAAAACGAATATATTACAAAAATCATAAAGGATAAAGATGAAAACTATTGGTTTACAACTTTAACTAATGGTGTTTTTGTTATTCCTAATATTCACGTTCAGGAATACAAGATTAATAAAAACTTTATAAATATTAGCTGCCTCACAAAGCTTGATGATTCTTCTATAATTTATGGAACTAATAAAGGAGACGTGTCAATTTATAATTTAGATACTAACGATGAAAAAATCATTGATTTTAGCAACACGTCAAGGGTCTCTGCTTTGATTTATAACAAATGGAACAATAAAACGTATATCAGTAAAGATGAAATAGGATATACATTTAATAATGCTACACTACTTTCTAAAGAGTCAGATTTTTTATCTGTAAAAAACTTCTCTTTTATTGGAAAAGATAAACTGTTATTGGTTACGAATAGTAACGTTTTTATAAAGGATTTGAAGGATAAAAAAAATGATTTTTCACTTTCAAAGGAGCTAAAAAGAAGAGGGTATTCTTCGTATTATGACGCTACTACAAAAACCATTTACGTAGCTTATGTTGATAATTTAGTTTTTTATGATTCTTTGTATCAATCAAAAAATATAACGATTAATAACAACTCTATATATGCAAATACAATTTCACAAACTAAAGACGGTATCATTTGGGTAGGAACATTTAAAAAAGGTATTTATGCAATAAAAGAAGGGAAAGTAATTGCAGAATTTAATTCTAAAAAAGGATTGTTATCTAATCAAATTGAAAGTATTAAAGCAGATGGTAATAAACTATGGATAGCAACTTCAAAAGGAATTCAATTACTAGATACAAAAAAGAATACTTTTAAAAGTTTAACGAAGCGAGACGGCATAAAAACCTATCTAATTTCTGGAATTGAGGTTTTTGATAACAAGGTGGTCTTTTCTTCTGATAAAGGAATGTTTAGCTTCGCTAAAGATAAAGTTTTCAAAACAGTAAACCCTTCTCAAGTATATTTTTCTGGCATAGAAATAAATGAAAAAGAGCATAGTATCACTTCTTTTTATGAACTAGAGTACAACGAAAATAATATTAAATTTGTTTTTAACGCAAATGGCTTTCAATCACTTGAAAATAAGAGGTATATGTATCGCTTATTAGGAGACAACGAGAATTGGATTACTACAGACAAACAAGTTAATTCTGTAAAATATAACAGTTTGCCAAGTGGAGATTATACATTTCAAATTAAATCAATATTATCAGATATAAATGATAGTTCTTCAATTAAAGAAATAAAGTTTGTAATTAACAGTCCTTTTTGGCAAAAGTGGTGGTTTTATTTATTAGCTATTTTTTTAATAACTTTATTTTTTGTCTTTTATTTTAATGTTAGGATTAGAAAATTAAAAATTCGTCAAAATGAACTTCTAGAAAAGGAAATAGTTGATAAACAATTAGTTTTATATCAATTGGAAAATCTGAGATCGCAAATGAATCCGCATTTTATATTTAATGCATTAAACTCGATCCAAGAATATATCGTTTTGAATGAAAGAGAATTAGCTAGTTCCTTTTTGATAAAGTTTTCCAGATTAATACGTATTTATTTAGACCATAGTAGAGAAAATGAAGTTTTTCTTAAGGAAGAATTAAATGCGCTTGATATTTATCTTGAACTAGAAAAAAATCGTTTTGAAGATTTACTTAATTATACAATTAATATTGATCCAGAAATTAATAGTAGTAAAGTAAAAATACCTTCTCTTTTCATACAACCTTATGTGGAAAATTCTATTAAGCATGGATTGTTACATAAAGATGGAATCAGAAATTTAGACATAAAATTTTATCTTAATTCAACTAAAACCCTTCTTTTCTGCGAAATTATAGATAATGGAATAGGAATTGAAGCCTCAGAATTATTAAAAAAGAACAGACTTCAATATCATAAATCATTTGCTACAAATGCAACTAAAAAGAGGATTGAATTAATTAATACAAATAAGAAAAATAAAATCGAAATCGATACAATATCTAGTTCGAAAGGAACTAAAATCGTTTTAAAAATACCTGTAACAACATAA
- the mtgA gene encoding monofunctional biosynthetic peptidoglycan transglycosylase — protein sequence MAKKTTPKKKKTSNKKRSFGQKIFRFIWKSILWFNIVSLFFVLLYKFVPVPFTPLMIIRAFEQKANGKEMSCSHDWVSIENISPNLQKAVIASEDGLFLEHNGFDFNSMLKAYESNKKGKKIKGGSTISQQTAKNVFLWQGRSYVRKGLEAYFTFLIELIWSKERIMEVYLNSIEMGDGVYGAEAASKHWYHKQAKNLTRHEAAGIAVILPNPRKFKASNSSSYINGRKAKISKYIGYTKLSY from the coding sequence ATGGCAAAAAAAACTACTCCAAAAAAGAAAAAAACTTCAAATAAAAAACGTTCTTTCGGGCAAAAAATATTTCGATTTATATGGAAATCAATACTTTGGTTTAATATTGTGAGTCTGTTTTTTGTATTGTTGTATAAATTTGTTCCCGTTCCGTTTACACCTTTAATGATTATAAGGGCTTTTGAACAAAAGGCAAATGGAAAAGAAATGAGTTGCTCACATGACTGGGTGTCTATTGAAAATATTTCTCCAAACCTTCAAAAAGCAGTTATAGCCAGTGAAGACGGATTATTTTTAGAACATAATGGTTTTGATTTTAACTCTATGTTGAAAGCTTATGAGAGTAACAAAAAAGGAAAAAAAATAAAAGGAGGAAGTACAATTTCTCAACAAACAGCTAAAAATGTATTTCTTTGGCAAGGAAGAAGTTACGTGAGGAAAGGACTAGAAGCTTATTTTACTTTTTTAATTGAACTTATCTGGAGTAAAGAAAGAATTATGGAGGTCTATTTAAATAGTATTGAAATGGGAGACGGTGTATATGGTGCGGAAGCTGCTTCTAAACACTGGTATCATAAACAAGCAAAGAATCTAACAAGACATGAAGCTGCAGGAATTGCTGTAATACTTCCGAATCCAAGAAAATTCAAAGCGTCAAATTCTTCATCATATATTAATGGTAGAAAAGCAAAAATTAGTAAATACATTGGTTATACAAAATTGAGTTATTAA
- a CDS encoding NAD(P)/FAD-dependent oxidoreductase: MQLSYWELKNWFSKVDYTIVGSGIVGIHCALQLREKFPTSKIIILEKGILPQGASTKNAGFACFGSISEIIDDLKSHSEEEVIQLVQKRISGLKLLRNRLGDSVIDFKPYGGYELFLQKDESFFNECIQKLPFINDVLRPIFKTDVFVKEADRFNFKNIFEYLIFNPFEGQIDTGNMMQALLKEVASKNILILNQQNVTNYQELENQVEVVTNEITFKTNKLLFATNGFAGELTQGKVQPARAQVLITKPIHNLGIRGTFHLDQGYYYFRNIENRILFGGGRNLDFEGETTTELHQTKIIQDKLEELLKTVILPNYQFEVEHRWSGIMGVGNYKSPIVEQMSQNVYCGVRLGGMGVAIGSLIGKELADLI, from the coding sequence ATGCAACTTAGTTATTGGGAATTAAAAAATTGGTTTTCAAAAGTAGATTATACAATTGTTGGAAGCGGAATTGTTGGTATTCATTGTGCGCTTCAGTTGAGAGAAAAGTTTCCTACTTCTAAAATTATAATTTTAGAGAAAGGTATATTACCACAAGGAGCAAGTACAAAAAATGCAGGTTTTGCTTGTTTTGGAAGTATATCTGAAATTATAGACGATTTAAAAAGCCATTCTGAAGAAGAAGTAATTCAATTGGTTCAAAAAAGAATAAGTGGATTGAAATTATTACGAAATCGTTTAGGAGATAGTGTAATCGATTTTAAACCTTATGGAGGTTATGAGCTATTTCTTCAAAAAGATGAGAGTTTCTTTAATGAATGTATTCAGAAGTTACCCTTTATAAATGATGTTTTAAGACCGATTTTTAAAACTGATGTTTTTGTAAAAGAAGCAGATCGATTTAATTTTAAAAATATTTTCGAGTATTTGATTTTTAACCCTTTTGAAGGCCAGATTGATACTGGAAATATGATGCAAGCCTTGTTGAAAGAAGTGGCATCCAAAAATATTTTAATTTTAAACCAACAGAATGTAACTAATTATCAAGAATTAGAGAATCAAGTTGAGGTTGTTACGAATGAAATTACTTTTAAGACAAATAAATTGTTATTTGCTACGAACGGTTTCGCGGGTGAATTAACCCAAGGTAAAGTGCAACCCGCTAGAGCACAGGTTTTAATTACGAAACCAATACATAATTTAGGTATTAGAGGAACTTTTCATTTAGATCAAGGGTATTATTATTTTAGAAATATTGAGAACAGAATATTATTTGGAGGAGGAAGAAATCTTGACTTTGAAGGAGAAACTACTACAGAATTACATCAAACAAAAATTATTCAAGACAAGTTGGAGGAGTTATTAAAAACTGTAATTTTGCCGAATTATCAATTCGAAGTTGAACACCGTTGGAGTGGGATAATGGGAGTTGGTAATTATAAAAGTCCAATTGTCGAACAAATGTCCCAAAATGTCTATTGTGGTGTAAGATTAGGAGGAATGGGTGTCGCTATTGGGAGTTTAATAGGGAAAGAATTAGCAGATTTAATTTAG
- a CDS encoding LytR/AlgR family response regulator transcription factor, producing MKVLIIDDENKARTLLEYLMRKECREITTILQAPDLEKGVEIIRREQPKIVFLDIEMPKYSGLEILDFFENEVVDFQIIFTTAYNQYAIEAFKLSAVDYLLKPIDGSELKIATEKAIQNIKQEGDNYKLDDLKKAFQQLSINKLALDIPKGILFVSHDDIILFEADGMYTKVFLRNNKTELICKPIKHFAEQLEKTAFFYKPHRSYLINLKHIKVLSKKDGYHLIMENNKTIPIAKDKREEFIKIIQDVFNS from the coding sequence ATGAAAGTACTAATTATAGATGACGAAAATAAAGCTAGAACATTATTAGAATATTTAATGAGGAAAGAGTGTAGAGAAATTACTACAATTCTTCAGGCTCCAGATCTAGAAAAAGGAGTAGAAATTATTAGAAGAGAACAGCCTAAGATTGTTTTTTTAGACATAGAAATGCCGAAATATTCTGGCTTAGAGATTCTAGATTTTTTCGAAAATGAAGTAGTCGATTTTCAAATTATATTCACAACTGCTTATAATCAATATGCAATTGAAGCTTTTAAATTATCAGCGGTAGATTATTTGTTAAAACCTATAGATGGTAGCGAGTTAAAAATAGCAACCGAAAAAGCAATTCAGAATATAAAACAGGAAGGTGACAATTACAAGTTAGATGATTTAAAAAAAGCATTTCAGCAACTATCAATTAACAAACTGGCTTTAGATATTCCAAAAGGGATTCTTTTCGTAAGTCATGATGATATTATTTTGTTTGAAGCAGACGGCATGTACACCAAAGTATTTTTGCGAAATAACAAAACTGAATTAATCTGTAAGCCTATTAAGCACTTTGCAGAACAATTAGAAAAAACGGCTTTTTTTTATAAACCACATCGCTCTTATTTAATTAATTTAAAGCATATAAAAGTATTGTCAAAAAAGGATGGTTATCATTTAATTATGGAAAACAATAAAACCATTCCTATTGCAAAAGATAAAAGAGAAGAATTTATTAAAATAATTCAAGACGTTTTTAATAGTTAA
- a CDS encoding DedA family protein, with the protein MSDFHWTKLFNPEFYITMEINGIPIGIYMVLFIVFAETGLFAGFFLPGDSLLFLSGIYNRELVETFFIISSDLSNVIVLSLLIASAATLGNIFGYWFGSRSGNYLYSKEDSFFFKKKYLIQSQTFFEKHGGIAIVFARFLPIVRTFVPIIAGIVHMKKSKFMFYNVFSSLLWSFLLVFAGHYLYSLFLDQFNVDLKQHIETIILTLIAITTLPLVLNYFKQKKLLKNSEK; encoded by the coding sequence ATGAGTGATTTTCACTGGACAAAACTTTTTAATCCAGAGTTTTATATAACGATGGAGATAAATGGAATTCCAATAGGAATTTATATGGTGTTATTTATTGTTTTTGCCGAAACAGGTTTATTTGCAGGTTTCTTTCTTCCTGGAGATAGTTTGTTGTTTTTATCTGGTATTTATAATAGAGAGTTAGTAGAAACTTTTTTTATTATTTCAAGTGATTTGTCTAATGTAATTGTTTTGTCGCTCTTAATTGCTTCTGCGGCAACTTTGGGAAATATTTTCGGATATTGGTTTGGTTCAAGAAGTGGTAATTATTTATATTCAAAAGAAGATAGTTTCTTTTTTAAGAAAAAATACTTAATTCAATCTCAGACTTTCTTTGAAAAGCATGGAGGAATTGCAATTGTTTTTGCACGATTTTTACCAATTGTTAGAACTTTTGTACCTATCATTGCAGGTATCGTACATATGAAGAAAAGTAAATTTATGTTCTACAATGTCTTTAGCTCATTATTGTGGTCCTTTTTATTGGTTTTCGCTGGACATTATTTGTATAGTCTTTTTTTGGATCAATTCAATGTTGATTTAAAACAGCATATAGAAACCATAATTCTAACTCTAATTGCCATAACAACTCTGCCTTTAGTTTTGAATTATTTTAAGCAAAAGAAATTATTAAAAAATAGTGAGAAATAA
- a CDS encoding T9SS type A sorting domain-containing protein: protein MKIRLLLILLLISNIGNSQNWEQVGTQQFTNVASDGGIGFNPTTGSTYMAYIDASNNNNVRVMEYNGTSWVNLGSLVSTDDAMSPSINVNPVTNEVWVAYIRTSDNTLSVYNYDGTNWSVVGSGLGNGNLIDRRTRIRFNASGIPRISARNTTNSVQCFIKYVNNTWNFTTISGQAEDLTSFDKCYIANSQSGSRYDIDAIIADYSVTNLYPPNTVRNISRISGIDDMTYISYLDIADRARVFFNNTNLLTTITGNRNGTIKLRKSAKDGNIYFIYNDVNDQLALIKINPIGNAVTTLVAPSIPTSDPAFFADVEMNPVTGDYYTLYKDGTKISVKKYNVMPFLPRYYVNINATGNNDGSSWTDAYNDLNDALNSYQDNKEVWIAGGTYNPSPSNRSVAYTIYGDNIEIYGGFAGTETQLSERVIGANETILSGDLQGNDVNVADFISNYSNTTRNADNSYHIINITETGNNLLLEGLTISDAHNNLNATERGGAIIKHKSIANLTLKDCVVKDNVSRNDNAGLDAEFELNNTAGARGELIIENCKFINNMSRRATSIYSFVRANTNVDLTVANSLFDKNVAGNLNTTTATGGSGSASWFKVIANGSDVALNLYNNTYVNNTDLGTANSLNNSSRATVAISMSSSSITSTFNAIVSNCIFRFNTTTGGAIARSITDLSEAPITSLAVSNSLDPLNFNDDSISTLTATSNADPLFVSLVNGDYSLMSGSPAIDSGNNTYVLGTSDLLGNQRVFNTTVDMGAYEFGSPSLSSNSFTTYNDFIIYPNPSTNLINIQSKEVINRITIYSLDGRKVLETNKKEINISNLDSGIYLVNLQTESGAIGTKKIIKK, encoded by the coding sequence ATGAAAATACGTTTACTTTTAATCTTATTGTTAATAAGTAACATTGGGAATTCTCAAAATTGGGAACAAGTAGGAACTCAACAATTTACAAATGTAGCATCTGATGGTGGTATTGGATTTAATCCAACAACAGGTAGTACTTATATGGCATATATTGATGCATCAAATAATAACAATGTTAGGGTTATGGAGTATAATGGTACTTCATGGGTTAATTTAGGAAGTTTGGTTTCTACTGATGATGCGATGAGTCCGTCTATTAATGTAAATCCAGTAACAAACGAAGTTTGGGTGGCATATATTAGAACTTCAGATAATACATTAAGCGTTTATAATTATGATGGAACTAATTGGTCTGTTGTTGGTTCGGGTCTTGGGAATGGGAATCTAATAGATAGAAGAACTAGAATTAGATTTAATGCATCTGGTATTCCAAGAATATCTGCAAGGAATACAACTAATTCAGTACAGTGTTTTATTAAGTATGTAAATAATACTTGGAATTTTACAACAATTTCTGGTCAAGCTGAAGATTTAACATCCTTTGATAAATGTTATATTGCTAACTCTCAATCAGGGAGTCGATATGATATTGATGCAATTATTGCCGATTATAGTGTGACTAATTTATATCCACCAAATACAGTGCGAAATATTAGTAGAATTAGTGGTATTGATGATATGACCTACATTAGTTATCTAGATATTGCTGATAGAGCAAGGGTTTTTTTTAATAATACGAATTTATTAACTACTATTACAGGAAACAGAAATGGTACAATTAAATTAAGAAAAAGCGCTAAAGATGGAAATATTTATTTTATTTATAATGATGTTAACGATCAATTAGCACTAATCAAAATTAACCCAATAGGTAACGCAGTAACAACATTAGTAGCTCCAAGTATACCTACTAGTGACCCTGCTTTTTTTGCAGATGTTGAAATGAACCCTGTAACAGGTGATTATTACACATTGTATAAAGACGGAACTAAAATATCGGTTAAAAAATATAATGTTATGCCTTTTCTACCTAGATACTATGTAAATATAAATGCAACAGGTAATAATGATGGCTCATCGTGGACAGATGCTTATAACGATCTTAATGATGCATTGAACAGTTATCAGGATAATAAAGAAGTTTGGATAGCTGGTGGCACATATAACCCAAGTCCTTCAAATAGATCTGTAGCATATACTATTTATGGCGATAATATTGAAATTTATGGTGGTTTTGCAGGTACAGAAACACAATTGTCTGAGCGTGTTATTGGTGCTAATGAAACTATTTTATCTGGAGACTTACAAGGAAATGATGTAAATGTTGCAGATTTTATATCAAATTATAGCAATACTACTCGAAATGCAGATAATAGTTATCATATTATAAATATTACTGAAACTGGAAATAATTTATTATTAGAGGGTTTAACCATAAGTGATGCTCACAATAATTTGAATGCAACTGAAAGAGGTGGAGCTATAATTAAACATAAATCAATTGCTAACTTAACACTTAAAGATTGTGTTGTAAAAGATAATGTATCAAGAAATGATAATGCCGGTTTAGATGCAGAATTCGAATTAAACAACACAGCAGGTGCTAGAGGTGAACTAATTATTGAAAATTGTAAGTTTATTAATAACATGTCTCGAAGAGCAACAAGTATATATAGTTTTGTAAGAGCTAATACTAATGTGGATTTAACAGTTGCAAATTCATTATTTGATAAAAATGTAGCGGGTAACCTGAATACAACAACGGCTACTGGAGGAAGTGGAAGTGCTTCTTGGTTTAAAGTTATAGCAAATGGATCAGACGTAGCATTAAATCTATATAATAATACATATGTTAATAATACAGATTTAGGTACAGCTAATTCTTTAAATAATTCTTCTAGAGCTACTGTTGCTATAAGTATGTCATCTTCCAGTATAACAAGTACATTTAACGCAATAGTTAGCAATTGTATTTTTAGATTTAATACAACAACAGGAGGAGCTATAGCAAGGTCAATAACTGATTTGTCCGAAGCACCAATCACTTCTTTGGCTGTTTCTAACTCCTTAGATCCTCTTAATTTTAACGATGATAGTATCAGTACTCTTACTGCAACATCTAATGCAGATCCTTTATTTGTAAGTTTAGTTAATGGAGATTATTCTTTAATGTCAGGTTCTCCAGCAATTGACTCGGGTAATAATACGTATGTTTTAGGTACTTCAGATTTATTAGGGAACCAACGTGTTTTTAATACTACTGTAGATATGGGAGCTTATGAATTTGGTTCACCTTCACTTTCTTCAAATTCATTTACAACTTATAATGATTTTATTATATATCCTAATCCATCAACTAACCTTATAAACATTCAATCGAAAGAAGTTATAAATAGGATAACTATTTATTCGTTAGATGGAAGAAAAGTTTTAGAAACAAATAAAAAAGAAATAAATATTTCAAATTTAGATTCGGGTATCTATTTAGTAAATCTTCAAACAGAAAGTGGAGCAATAGGAACAAAGAAAATCATTAAGAAGTAG